The stretch of DNA AGAGAATTCTACAAAGCTCTTTGCATTCTCAATATTTGAGATTATCTGTTTAAAGAACTTATCGTGTATTTGATGTATGTCGTCCATAAATTGATTTAAACACAAGGATAAAAAGATGTCAAATAGGAAAATGAACCTTGCAGGTCTGATTAGATATGCAAAAATAAATCAATATTGAACAAATGTCCAAATAAGTTTAAAATTGTATGTAAAATGGTAAGAGGGGAATTAAAATCAATACAGACTTAACCTTTATTACAAACGAAAATGGGCAAAGTTTACTTGAGCGCTTTAAGGTATTGATAAAGGACGCTGAGTCCTTTGACTGCCTGGTTGGATATTTTTATACGAGTGGATTTTATAATCTCTATGAAGCCTTTGAGAACACAAAAAGAATTAGAATTTTAGTTGGGATTGGCACAGATAAAATAACTCATGATCTTATTCAATTTCAATATCAAACCTCCTATCATCAGATAAGAGAGCTATATTCAGATAGGGTGAAAGAAGAGATAGAGAGCTCAGAAAATAAATATGAAGTAGAAAATGGAATTGAACTTTTTAAAAAGTGGCTTAAATCTGGAAAAATTCAGATCAGAGCCTATCCAGAAAGAAATTTACACGCGAAACTATACATAATGAGCTTTTCTGAAGATGACAGGGATACAGGGCGCGTCATAACAGGTTCAAGCAATTTCAGCCAATCCGGCCTGATTAATAATTTAGAATTCAACGTCGAGCTAAAAAATGTTAGCGATTACAAGTTTGCCAAAGAAAAGTTTGAAGAACTTTGGGAAAACTCCGTTGAAGTAAGTGAAGACTATATCACAACCGTAGAGCAAAAGACATGGCTAAGAAGTGACATATCCCCTTATGAATTATTTTTAAAATTTTTATACGAATACTTCAAGCGCGATTTGGAAGAGTCAGGCGAGCTATACAATTTAGAGCTTCCAGATGAATTTTTACACCTTGAATATCAAAAGCAGGCTGTCATAAACGCAAGGCGTATCGTGGAAGAATACGGAGGGGTCTTCCTGTCTGACGTTGTGGGGCTTGGCAAAACCTATATGGCGGCAATGCTTGCCTCACAGCTTGATGGCAGAACTCTTATATTAGCCTCTCCTGTTCTAATAGATCCCGAAAATCCTGGCTCATGGGTAAACGTGTTCAGAGAATTTAACTTAAAATTCGAAGCAGAATCTATTGGGCAATTAAAAAGGATAAAGGAAAGATTCAACCTTGATAAGTACAAAAATGTCATAATAGACGAGTCTCACAGGTTCAGAACTGAAGACACAGTCTCTTATACCCTTCTTTCTGAAATATGTCGTGGCAAAAGGGTAATATTGGTTAGTGCAACTCCATATAACAATTCTCCAAAGGATATCCTGTCTCAGATAAAACTATTTCAAAATCCACGAAAGAGCACAATACCAGGCATATCAGATTTAGAGGGTTTCTTTAACAATCTGGAAAAAAATTTAAAAAGTATAGACAAAAAGGAAGACCCAGAAGAGTACATCGAAGCAGTTAAGGAAAACGCATATCTCATAAGAGAAAAAGTTTTAAAATATCTTATGATAAGGCGAACAAGAAGCGAGATAGAAAGATATTTTTCTAAAGACTTAGAGAAAAATAAATTAAAATTCCCTCAGGTAAACGATCCAATAGCTCTATTTTATGAGTTAAATGACAAAGAAAACGAAATTTTTGACATAACCATAAAATTAATAACAAAAAAAATTCGCTATGCAAGGTACACCCCACTTCTTTACTTGAAATCAAAAGATCTCTCGACCATAGAAAAATATGGACAGCTAAATATGGGTACATTTATGAAAGTGCTGCTTGTAAAGAGACTGGAGAGCTCTTTTTATGCATTTCGACTAACGATAGATCGCTTTATAGATGTCTATAAAAAATTTATAGATGAATTTGATAGAGGAAATGTATATATTAGCAAAAAGTATACCAATAAAATATTTGAATATATAGAAAATGACGATGACAAAGCTATTCAAAAGCTAATAGAAGAAGATAAGGCCGAAAAATATTCAAGCGATGAGTTTGAAGAAAAATTTAAAGAAGATCTAAAAAATGATTTCGATACTTTTTGCAGGATAAAAGAGATATGGGAAAAGGTTAATAGAGATCCAAAGCTTGAAAAGCTCCTTGAACAATTAAATACAAATAAAATTTTGAAGGATAAGAAATTAATAATTTTTAGCGAATCAAAAGATACAGTAAATTATATTTCAAAAGAGATTAAAAAAAATCTTAATAAAAAAGTGCTGGTATTCAGCAGCTCATCAAGCAATAATACAAAAAACATCGTTATAGAGAACTTCGATGCCAAAGCGAAGAATAAAAGAGACGACTACAATATACTCATTTCTACTGAAGTGTTGTCTGAAGGCGTGAACCTACATAGGTCAAACGTGATCATAAACTATGATATCCCATGGAACCCCACAAGGATGATGCAGCGAGCAGGCAGAATAAACAGAGTTGATACGAAATTTGATGAACTATATGTTTTTAATTTCTTCCCCACCCAACAGTCAAACGATCAGATTAACCTCAAAGAAATAGCACAGGCCAAAATTGATGCCTTTCTCACACTACTTGGTGAAGATGCAGCAGTGCTAACTGAGGGTGAACCAATAGGCTCACATGAACTATTTGGAAGATTGACTTCAAAAAATACAATTACTGGAGAAAGCGATTTAGACAATAGCGAATTAAAATACTTTAGACTTCTTCAAGATATCAGGGAAAACAATCCAGATCTGTTCCAAAAAATTAAATACCTGCCAAAAAAGGCAAGAAGTGCGAAGGTTAATAAAGAAAACACTGGTTTGCTCACTTTTTTCAGAAAAGGCAAATTGATGAAATTTTATTTATCAAATCGTGAATCCACATTAGAACTTGATTTTTTAACGGCTGCGAAAATACTAGAAAGTATTCCTGAAGAGAAAATCATAAAACTTCCACTTGAGAGCTATTACGAACTGCTTGATAAGAATAAAACTGCATTTTTTAATGCCACAATTGATGAGATAATAGAAATCCGTTCTAAGAAAGGTAGAGATAGTTCAACACAACTTCTTAAAATCCTTAAAGCAACACAAAAAAATGGCAGGCAATTAACCGAAGACCAGGAAGAATATCTAAAAAAAGTAATAAACCGTCTTGAAGAGGGCTCATTACCGAAAAAGACAGTTCAGAAAACCCTTAAAGCATTAAATGAACTTAAGAAAGACATTCAAAATCCATTAAAAGTTATCGGGATACTACAAAGGGAGATCTCACCTACCTTTCTTAAAAGTCATTATGCAGAGACTTCTGCTATAACAGAAGGAAAAAGGGAAGTTATTTTATCACTTTATTTAACTGGGGAAAGCAATGGATAGAGAACACGCAAGAAATCTAATAATTGAAACCTTTGAAAATTCTTTTAATGAAAATAATTTTAAAAAATTCATTTCCAATCTATTCAAGAGCTACGATAGGACTAAAGCCCTTCAGCCAAGATATGGGACACAGGGCATTACCGAAAGATACCTTGGTTTCATTAGCTCCTGGGAAAGAATTGGCCGTTATGAGGATAGTGATGGCAAAAAAATTGATATATTGATAATAAAACTAAAAAAAGGGCAATCTCTTTCCAGAGCAAGAACCGCTCAGAGAAACTTTGTCGCCGATTATTTAAAAGGAAAGCTTGGAACAACTACAGAAAAAGATGCAGCTCTTATTGCCTTTGTCCCACCCGATTCCAATGAGTACGATTGGCGATTTTCTTTGGTAAAATTGGACTATCGTTTTGAGGGGAATAAACCAAAAGAAGAATTTACTTCTGCTAAAAGATGGTCCTTTTTAGTCGGTAAAAATGAAAAAAGTCATACTGCCCAAAGCAGATTTTTACCCATAATTGAAAATGATGAATTTCAACCCACGCTTGAAGATTTAGAAAAAGCTTTTGATGTTGAAGTTGTAACAAAGGAATTTTTTGAAGCTTACAAATATGCTCTCAGAGAGATCATTATTAAGTCCCTTTCTAAGTTTAACCTTCCCTATGAAAAGAAGCATTCATTTTCTCAGTTGTTATTATCAAGGATTATGTTTTTATACTTCTTACAGAGAAAGGGATGGCTCAAATGGAAAGATTACGTTCAGGATAAAAATTACATAAAAAATCTATGGCTAGAATATAAAAATTGGCGTGAAAAGAAAAAAGCGAAAAATCTCTTCTACTCTGAGTGGCTATCCAGCCTTTTCTTTGGAGCTTTTAACAAGAAAAATCATCTGTTTCATCCAAACTTGCCAGAAGATATTAAAGAATCTTTTAGCATTATGCCTTTTTTAAATGGTGGTCTTTTTTCTCGCACACAACTGGATGAACTTAACTTTGACCTTCCTGATGATGTGTTTGAATGGTTGTTTGAACCAGACTTCTCTGACCTAAAAAAAGGCTTTCTTGAAACATTCAATTTTACCATTGACGAGTCTCTACCGGTGGATGTGGAAGTTGCTGTTGACCCTGAAATGCTCGGTAAGGTTTATGAATCATTGATTGCGGAGGAAGAAAGGGGAGGAGCAGGTATATTCTATACTCCAAGGGTAGAGATTGACTTTATATGTAGAACGTCCCTTGTGGAATACATCTCTAATGAAACAACAATCCAAAAACAAAAAATAATTGACTTTGTTTTTAATCCTCATGAAAGCATCGTTAATTTATCAAATGATGAAGCAAGAGAGATAAAGAAGAAACTTGATGAAGTAAAAGTTGTTGATCCAGCCGTTGGTTCTGCTTCTTTTCTTGTCGGTATGATGAATACTCTGGTTGCAATTCACCAGGAATTAACCAGAAAACTTGAAGACAAAGAAGAGAATCTATTTACCTTAAAGCAGAAAATAATCCTTGAAAATCTTTATGGTGTTGATGTCAAAGATTGGGCAGTTATGGTTGGAGAGCTTCGGCTCTGGTTTTCTCTAATTATAGAAACCGATGAAAAATATATGGACATCTACACAAAACCACTTTTGCCAAATCTTTCATTCAAAATCCGTCAGGGCGACTCCCTTATTCAGGAAATTGCCGGTGTTCATATAAATCTTAAAATCGAAATCAAAATGTTGAACATTCCAAAGCAAATCAAAGATAAAATAACAGAACTAATTAAAAGAAAATCTACATTCTTCTCTGGTTTAAGAAGCGCTGACCTTAAAGAAATCAAAGAAATTGAAAAACAGGAACAGGATATATTCAAAGAGATTATTGAGATGAAAATTAACGAAGTATATAAAGACAGATCATATCTTGAAACCCAAATTGCAAACTTAAAATCTACGAAGAAACTTTTTGGAGAAGGAAGAACCAAAAAAGAGCAAGATGAAATTAAAAAACTTGAAGAAAAACTGGAAGGAATTAATTCCGCATTTAATAAATACAAATCACTTTTAGAAACAATAGGGAGCAAAACACAAAAAGATTATTTCCTCTGGGGACTTGACTTTATTGAGGTCTTTTCTCAAAAAGGTGGCTTTGACATCGTGATTGGCAATCCACCTTATGTTAGGCAGGAACTTATAGCTCCACCCCTTGAAAATAAAAATAATTACACAGACGATAAGTGGCGTGAAATTAAAAGAGAATACAAAGAAAAACTTATTCAATCAGTAAAAAACACATTGGATGTTCCAATAAAAATTGACAGAAAAAGCGATCTATATGTGTATTTTTACTATCAGGGATTATCACTTTTAAAACCCGGTGGAATTTTTACCTTTATTAACTCAAATTCCTGGCTTGATGTTGGCTATGGAGCAGGACTTCAGGAGTTTTTGCTTAAAAATATGAAACCAGTTTTTGCTTTTGATAACTTGAAAAAGAGGTCTTTCAAACAGGCAGATGTAAATACAGTTATTGTAGTAATTCAGAAACCAGAACAAAAACTTGATGATTACACAATAAAATTTGTTGCCTTCAAAAAGCCCTTTGAAGAGGTAAACAATGCAGAAGTTGTAAAGAAAATCTATAACGCAAGCCAGCCCATTTTTGACGATGAAGATTTCAGAATATATCCAAAAACTAAAAAAGAACTTTTGATTGAAGGAGTTGAGATACCAGAGGAAGAGTCAGGATTGTTAAAATTTGAACCAGAACATCTTCCTTACATTGGCAATAAATGGGGTGGAAAATATTTGAGAGCACCGGAGATTTATTTTAAGATTTTGGAGAAAGGAAAAGGTAAATTGGTGAGGTTGGGCGATATTGCGGAAGTAAAAGCAGGTATTATTACTGGTAATAATGCGAAATATTATCGTCCAAAATTGAAAGAGTTTAATAAAAATGAACATTCTTTAGTATTCAAAAGTCCTCGTGAAGTCAACAAAATATTTCTTACAGAGAATGATGCAGTTTCAATTATAAAAGTAAAAAATGTACCTTTTGAAATTAGGAAAGCACCTTTACTTTGGGTTGACCTAAGAGGTGATAAACATATTTGTCACTTTAATAAAGATAATCTCCCATTTGAACATAATTTTTATGGAATTTTTGGGAAAAATATTGAAAATAAAACAGTGTGTTTATTTTTAAATTCCACTTTAGTTTGGTTTTTTATAGAAGTTTTAGGTCGTAAAGGTTTGGGAGGTGGTGCAATTAGGATGGTAAGAATTGATCTCTTACAACTTCCATGTTTAAAGAGTCTTCATTTGGATTTTGATAAGTTTCAAGGATTTGTTAATCGTGAAATAAAATCTGTTTTCACCGAGCTTGGTTTTGACCCAAACAAGCCCATTCGTGAGCAGGAGCCAAATCCATTGCCCGACAGAAAAGCCCTTGATGACATCATTTTTGATGCCCTTGGCTTGACAGAAGAAGAACGAAAAGAGGTCTACTGGGCAGTCGCCGAACTCGTAAAAACAAGACTAGAAAAAGCAAAGAGTGTGTGATGGATGAAAGGTTTTAATGATATTTTAGATATATATACAGATGAGAGTGCAAGTAAAAGTCAGAGATTTAGATCAATCTGTGCCATTAGTGGATTGAGCAATAATTTAGAAAAATTAAAAGAAGAACTAAAAAGTAAGATAAATTTGTATGGGTTATCTGAACTAAAGTTTGCCGAAGTTAGAACTCATCAACCAAGGGTAAATTGTGCAAAAGATTTTATTTCTGTAGCAGTTGATTACGCTTCAAGAAGAGAGATAAGAATAGGTGTGATTATATGGGATTTACATGATAGTCGCCATTCAATTCAAGGCAGAGATGACAGGGAAAACTTAGAAAGAATGTATTTTCATTTGTTAAGGAATATTGTAGAGAGATGGAAAAGATTTAATTGTAGATTCTACCCAGATGAACATTCTAAATACAATTACAAAAAAATTGTTGATTATCTTAGTAAAACAAAATATCCGAGAGAGGAACCTTATATCTTGGAACTTTTTAGAAAGGAAAGACGTCAGTTTAACTTCATTGATGTAAAGGAACAAAAATCAGAAGAACAGGTTTTAATTCAATTAGCTGATTTATTTGCTGGAATTGCTTGTTTTTCAAGGGAAAATGCAAACAATTTTAAAAGCTATAAAAAGAAAAAAGAAGATGAAACAGAGGATATCGGAAAAACTTTTAAAAATAGATTTGAACTTATTGAACTTATAAAAAAAGAATGTGAAGAATGCAAAATAAAAATCAGCTTAAATACCTGTGATTTCCTTAAAACATTTAAACCTTCTCAACCTATAAACTTTTGGCATTATGAACCACAAGGAGAATATGACAAAGCACCAACAAGAAAAAAATAAAAATTTAAATCTGAACCAACTTGGCAACCGCTGGCTTGAATTGAAAAAACAGCGGATGCAGAACCTTTTGAAAATTGCCTTGCCAGATGAAGCACTTTACAGAGAAATTATGCTCTCCCTTGGATATCCCAATAATAAGGTGAATTTCTTAGAGCTTGCACTCATTACTCCTTATGCTGATATAAGGAAATTAAAGGAAAGGCAAATTATAGAGAAAGCCCTTTTATACAGGGCAGGATTTACAGATGATAAAGAAGGATTATCAGAGGATTTTGATTTTTCTTTGAAGATAGATAAATCCGTCTGGAACTATAAAGGCATAAGACCAGCAAACTTTCCTGAGAAAAGAATTAAAGGAATATCAATTCTACTATCGCAGACAATTGAAAAAGGAATAGTAAATTTCTTTTTAGAGCGTATTAAAGCGGAGATAAATAATAGAGACCCAAAAGATGCAGTAAAGAAAATAATGAATTTCGGCGGGATTGGACTTCAAAGAAAAGTGGAGATGTTTTTCAATATAATAATGCCTTTCTTTATGGTTTATTCGGACGGCGATGAAATCATAAATTTTCTGAATTTCATTTTTCAAAAACATCCACCATTAAGTGAAAACAAACTTATTAAATCTTTCAAACTCAACCATCCAGATATTAAGATTGAGAATTTTAGAACATATATGGGTGCTATACTGCTTCAAAAAAAGGAACTCTTCAACGATTAAAATAGCTCTCAAATCACAAATCCTCTCCTTCACCCAATCCCCTGACTACGAGACAAACCAAACGAAGCAGGCAAAAGTGTAGCCGCAGGCTTCAGCCTGCGAAAATGTATTACTTGAAGCCCAATTCGACCACCTGGTTTAAAAGCTTTATAATTTAACAGACGAAGAGATTAAAACAATAGAAGGTTACTACCAAGACGGATTATTCAACGGACATGGGGTGTTAAAATGGCCTAGTGGACTAGTTTACTAAGGCGAATGGAAAAATGGAATTCGTGAAGGGCATGGCATACTTAAAAACGCTTCAGGAGAAGTAATCTATGATGGTCTCTGGAAAGACGACAAACCGCTTCAAACTTCAAATCAGCAAGGGAGCACAGCCTCTGAAAAAGTTAAAAAGGTGCTAGACATTCCCTGGGGAGCAAGTAAGGGCGAAGCAAAGCAGATCATGAAACAGCGTCCAAATACAAATTATGTTAACACTGAAAAGAGAGCTAATAATACAGTCAGACAGAAATATATAGATCAGTTCAACAATAACCAGGCAGAATTCCTTTTAGATTTAAAGCCTCTTTAATCTTCATCCTTTCCATCTATTCAAGCAAGGCTTTTCTAACAATGTCGCTAAAATTTGCTTTAGGATCTATGCGTTTAATATCTTTAAATATTTTTCATCAATCGTAATTGTTTTTCTGATAATACTATTCATAACATCACCTCAATTATCATATTATTTAATAATACTACTACAACATATTAAGTCAAGTCTATTTATAAGAAACTCTTTTTCGCTCGTTCATCTTCCGTTAATATTCGTTCGTGTATAGTTTTCTACAAGAATTAAAAACGAAGGTGTGTTATGAACAGCGTAAAAAAATTGGCAGTTTTAGCTCTTGGAGGAATATTACTTACGGCTTCGACAGTAGGAGTAGCAAAAGCTGATCAGCAGGTAACGGGCTCTATTAGGATTACACAAGACAATGAGACAAGTTATGCAGATCTGTCGAAAACAACGATTGATCAAGCAATATCAAGCGCCCTTGCAGCCCAACCAGGAAAGGTTATCAAAGCGAAGCTCGAAGATGAAAATAGCTCTTTGGTCTGGAATGTAGACATAGTATCCAACAACCAGATGTACGAAGTAATAGTAGATGCAAAGAATGCTAAAGTTTTAAGCACAGGGATAGATCAGGTAGATAACCAGAAAGAAACGACTGAAGTAAAAGATTAATTTTGGGGGGCTCGCCCCCCTTTATTTATTATTTATTGAAAAATTAATGGGATTAAGGTAATATGAGCACAATGAGACTATTAGTAGTAGAAGATGAAAAGACTCTGGCGAATTTAATAAAAAAGGGCTTTGAAGAAGAAGGCTATGCCGTAGACGTCGCATACAACGGAGAAAATGGCCTTTTCTTAGCTAAAAACAATATTTACGATGCCATAGTACTTGACATTATGATGCCCATAATCGATGGCATTAGTTTACTGAAAGAGCTAAGAGAAGAAGATATCTCAACGCCTGTTATTCTTCTTACAGCTAAAGACTCTGTAAAGGATAAAGTCTTAGGTTTAGACAGCGGCTCTGACGATTACCTTACAAAGCCATTCTCTTTTGAAGAGCTACTTTCCAGAGTAAGGGCTTTGATAAGGCGAAAATTTGCCACATCCAGCCCCATAATAAAAATTTGCGACTTAGCAATTGACACCGCGCAAAAAACGGTGAAGAGATGTAACAAAAAAATTGATCTTAGCGCAAAGGAATATGCCCTACTCGAATATTTAGCCCTAAACAAAAATAAAGTAATAAACCGCACAGCAATAATCGAGCACCTATACGATGAGGATTTTGATTTAGATAGCAATGTTATAGATGTATTTATCAATAGAATCAGGAATAAAATTGATAAAAATTTTGATAAAAAATTAGTCCACACATTTCGTGGCATTGGTTATAGCTTAAAAGAATGAATTCTATAAAATTTAAGCTGTTCTTATACTACTGCGTTATATCCTTTGCAATATTTGGAATATTGGGGACATTTTTATACCTTAGCCTTGAAAATATAGTTTTAGAATCAATCGATAACGCTCTAACTGCAAAGGCTAAAGCGATTGCCACGCTTATCAATGAAGACGAGGGAATAAACTTTCAATATTCAGATGAAATGTCAAAAGAGTATTCTCAACATTCAAATCAATACTTTCAGATAATTCAAGATTCGAAAGTTGTTGAAAAATCTAAATCTTTAGGCTCTGATAGCCTGCCGATTGTCAGCTCAGCCCAGACCATTCACTTTAAGAATAAACCCATTCGAATTGTGCTATACAACCTCACAATAGACAAAGAACACCTTATTATCGAGTGTGCGCAAGACATTGAAAATAAAATAGACTTGCTCCAAACCTACCTAAGCATATTATTTTTATCAATTGTTGGAGCAATCTTTTTGAGCGCTTTAGGTGGTCTATTTATCGTAAACATAATGCTCAAACCAATCAAAAAGATCTCTTACACAATCAGTAAACTCTCTGAATCGAATTTGTTCCAGAGTCATATCGACGAAAACGTGGTAGATGAGCTAAGGCCTCTTGCAACCTCATTCAATCGCACATTTGAAAGGCTTGACAACGCGTTTACTAAACAAAAACAATTCGTCGCAGACGTCTCTCACGAGCTGAAAACTCCTCTTAGCGTAATAATGATGGAGACAGAGATTGCGCTCAGAAAACAGCGAAACGTCCAGGAATATATAAACACAATCAATCAGATAAAAGAGAGCTCCCAACACATGAAAAGCATTATAGAAACTCTGTTCAAGCTTATAAAAATAGAAAACACACAGCTTCTGGAAAAGAAAACTCTTGATATTAAAGAAATAATTCAGAAATCAGCATCGCTATTAAAAGATCAGATAGAAAAAAAGCGCTTAAGGTGTAACATAAAGGGCGATACATTTTTGATTGATGCTGATGAAACGCTAATTATGGAAGTCTTCTTAAACCTTATAGACAATGCAATCAAATATAATAGAGAAAGCGGCACGATAGATATTTTCATTTATCCAGAAAAACGCGTAGAGATAGTAGATAGCGGCATTGGAATATCGAAAGAATCGCTTGAAAGGGTGTTTGACAAGTTCTACAGGGCAGATCCTTCCAGGTCAAAAGAAATTGAGGGTTTAGGGCTGGGCCTGAGCCTTGTAAAGGAAATTTTAGATCTGCACAATGCCAGAATTGAAATAGAAAGCACGCCCGATGTGGGAACGAAAGTAACTATCACAGCCTCTTAGTCAAAAGCTCTATTTTAAATACAACTTTTTTTCTAAATAATTTTTCAACCATTTAAGTAGACTTTTTTTTCTGTTTCTCCCTCCTACAAAACACAATAAGCCCGCTTAGGTAGTCTTTGATTACTATATTTATTTCGTGTCATCTTCATCTAAAAAATCAATCAGATTTGGCACAGCTCCTAATTTACCTGTTTTATAAAAATTATAATATGAATTTTTTTTTCGTATCTCCTTAAAATCAGAAAGAGAAAACAGATCAGTAGAACCATCTGTCTTTTTCTCAGTAAACCATATAATATCCTTTCTGATTAAGTCTTTATTCATAAGCAATTCTCTGTTGTGAGTGGTGCCTATTAATTGAAAATTGTGTTTTCTGCTCATCTTTAAAAAGGTTAAAATAGAATGTTCTATTAAGTCTGGATGCAGCGATCTGTCTATCTCATCAATTACAAAAATTTTACTTTCATTTTTGCTTTCAGAAAGTGCCTTTAATAGAATATTCATTAAAACGTAATATCTTTTTATTCCGCTGGACTCATCATCGAAGGGTAAGCTAAAATTCTCTTTATAAGAGTGATGTAATATAGTTTTAAAAGGCGTAAGATTAAATCCGATATCAGTTTGATCTTGTAAATCTATATCTTGTGTCATATTTTGATCTTCAAAAAATATATCATTTTCTGTTTCTTGCATTTTTTTGCTTTTTTGTACTATATCTACATCAGTTAAACTAAAATCGGCTATTTTTAATAAATTCACAAGTTTATTTTTAGGTATTTTACCATTAAAAATATTTTCAGATATAAAATCTAAAGTGAGAAATTCTTCAAATATGCCCATCAACTTCTCATCTGATAAAATAGATGGGTCCAAATTAGAATTAGCAAAAAGTTTACTTTGAAATAATTGAAATAACATCCTGTAAGGAATAAAAAACTTATGTGGATCTATTGTTAGTTCAAGATTAAACCAACTTCTAACTGACTTTAAAGTTTCAAACTCTATATTTGTTTTAAGATAACTTGCTATAACAGTATCGTTACATAATGTATTGGCACTCAAAGCATCTTTGTCAGCCCTACTTATCTTCACCTTTGAACCAAATTTAATTTTAGATAATTCTTTCTCTTTGTCAGTAGCTCTCTCAAAAATCAAACTTTTTTTAGGAGAAAAAGAATATAGGGATTCTTTAACAATAAATTTTTTATTCAGTTGAATCTCATATAAATATCTTTCGTCACTTACAAACTCTATTGAAAAAAACTATCTTTATCTTTATCAAGAGCAAATGGTTTTAAATTAAACTCAAAACTTTTGTTATTAAATGGCATTATGACAAGTTGTCGCAAAAAGGCAAGAGCTTCCACTATGCTCGTCTTTCCAGATGCATTTGGCCCAAATATAAGAGCCATTTTTAATATTTTCGATTTTCCAATAGAACTAACGTAATATTCATCTAAATGATCTGACCCAACTGGCTCAAATGATAGGTTAACTTTATCCCTA from Thermodesulfobium sp. 4217-1 encodes:
- a CDS encoding DNA methyltransferase encodes the protein MDREHARNLIIETFENSFNENNFKKFISNLFKSYDRTKALQPRYGTQGITERYLGFISSWERIGRYEDSDGKKIDILIIKLKKGQSLSRARTAQRNFVADYLKGKLGTTTEKDAALIAFVPPDSNEYDWRFSLVKLDYRFEGNKPKEEFTSAKRWSFLVGKNEKSHTAQSRFLPIIENDEFQPTLEDLEKAFDVEVVTKEFFEAYKYALREIIIKSLSKFNLPYEKKHSFSQLLLSRIMFLYFLQRKGWLKWKDYVQDKNYIKNLWLEYKNWREKKKAKNLFYSEWLSSLFFGAFNKKNHLFHPNLPEDIKESFSIMPFLNGGLFSRTQLDELNFDLPDDVFEWLFEPDFSDLKKGFLETFNFTIDESLPVDVEVAVDPEMLGKVYESLIAEEERGGAGIFYTPRVEIDFICRTSLVEYISNETTIQKQKIIDFVFNPHESIVNLSNDEAREIKKKLDEVKVVDPAVGSASFLVGMMNTLVAIHQELTRKLEDKEENLFTLKQKIILENLYGVDVKDWAVMVGELRLWFSLIIETDEKYMDIYTKPLLPNLSFKIRQGDSLIQEIAGVHINLKIEIKMLNIPKQIKDKITELIKRKSTFFSGLRSADLKEIKEIEKQEQDIFKEIIEMKINEVYKDRSYLETQIANLKSTKKLFGEGRTKKEQDEIKKLEEKLEGINSAFNKYKSLLETIGSKTQKDYFLWGLDFIEVFSQKGGFDIVIGNPPYVRQELIAPPLENKNNYTDDKWREIKREYKEKLIQSVKNTLDVPIKIDRKSDLYVYFYYQGLSLLKPGGIFTFINSNSWLDVGYGAGLQEFLLKNMKPVFAFDNLKKRSFKQADVNTVIVVIQKPEQKLDDYTIKFVAFKKPFEEVNNAEVVKKIYNASQPIFDDEDFRIYPKTKKELLIEGVEIPEEESGLLKFEPEHLPYIGNKWGGKYLRAPEIYFKILEKGKGKLVRLGDIAEVKAGIITGNNAKYYRPKLKEFNKNEHSLVFKSPREVNKIFLTENDAVSIIKVKNVPFEIRKAPLLWVDLRGDKHICHFNKDNLPFEHNFYGIFGKNIENKTVCLFLNSTLVWFFIEVLGRKGLGGGAIRMVRIDLLQLPCLKSLHLDFDKFQGFVNREIKSVFTELGFDPNKPIREQEPNPLPDRKALDDIIFDALGLTEEERKEVYWAVAELVKTRLEKAKSV
- a CDS encoding helicase-related protein; this translates as MIKDAESFDCLVGYFYTSGFYNLYEAFENTKRIRILVGIGTDKITHDLIQFQYQTSYHQIRELYSDRVKEEIESSENKYEVENGIELFKKWLKSGKIQIRAYPERNLHAKLYIMSFSEDDRDTGRVITGSSNFSQSGLINNLEFNVELKNVSDYKFAKEKFEELWENSVEVSEDYITTVEQKTWLRSDISPYELFLKFLYEYFKRDLEESGELYNLELPDEFLHLEYQKQAVINARRIVEEYGGVFLSDVVGLGKTYMAAMLASQLDGRTLILASPVLIDPENPGSWVNVFREFNLKFEAESIGQLKRIKERFNLDKYKNVIIDESHRFRTEDTVSYTLLSEICRGKRVILVSATPYNNSPKDILSQIKLFQNPRKSTIPGISDLEGFFNNLEKNLKSIDKKEDPEEYIEAVKENAYLIREKVLKYLMIRRTRSEIERYFSKDLEKNKLKFPQVNDPIALFYELNDKENEIFDITIKLITKKIRYARYTPLLYLKSKDLSTIEKYGQLNMGTFMKVLLVKRLESSFYAFRLTIDRFIDVYKKFIDEFDRGNVYISKKYTNKIFEYIENDDDKAIQKLIEEDKAEKYSSDEFEEKFKEDLKNDFDTFCRIKEIWEKVNRDPKLEKLLEQLNTNKILKDKKLIIFSESKDTVNYISKEIKKNLNKKVLVFSSSSSNNTKNIVIENFDAKAKNKRDDYNILISTEVLSEGVNLHRSNVIINYDIPWNPTRMMQRAGRINRVDTKFDELYVFNFFPTQQSNDQINLKEIAQAKIDAFLTLLGEDAAVLTEGEPIGSHELFGRLTSKNTITGESDLDNSELKYFRLLQDIRENNPDLFQKIKYLPKKARSAKVNKENTGLLTFFRKGKLMKFYLSNRESTLELDFLTAAKILESIPEEKIIKLPLESYYELLDKNKTAFFNATIDEIIEIRSKKGRDSSTQLLKILKATQKNGRQLTEDQEEYLKKVINRLEEGSLPKKTVQKTLKALNELKKDIQNPLKVIGILQREISPTFLKSHYAETSAITEGKREVILSLYLTGESNG
- a CDS encoding DUF3800 domain-containing protein, encoding MKGFNDILDIYTDESASKSQRFRSICAISGLSNNLEKLKEELKSKINLYGLSELKFAEVRTHQPRVNCAKDFISVAVDYASRREIRIGVIIWDLHDSRHSIQGRDDRENLERMYFHLLRNIVERWKRFNCRFYPDEHSKYNYKKIVDYLSKTKYPREEPYILELFRKERRQFNFIDVKEQKSEEQVLIQLADLFAGIACFSRENANNFKSYKKKKEDETEDIGKTFKNRFELIELIKKECEECKIKISLNTCDFLKTFKPSQPINFWHYEPQGEYDKAPTRKK